Proteins found in one Camelus bactrianus isolate YW-2024 breed Bactrian camel chromosome X, ASM4877302v1, whole genome shotgun sequence genomic segment:
- the LOC105075871 gene encoding doublesex- and mab-3-related transcription factor C1 yields MSRRRPFKKESSASCQGALLIGQASESLSLSWTPAPLTKQLTISLSKKSHRPPALPSRCSTLILQPCATCNPLLLLPQAPKACDQASVSASLEWQRKLEAAEALLALRESCQAPSSSISLLQPCTVPAPAGDRGLQPPSPSPQPRPASAVSVPVGHLGCIPLSN; encoded by the exons GCAAGCTGCCAAGGAGCTCTGCTGATCGGTCAAGCCTCGGAATCTTTGTCTCTGTCCTGGACTCCAGCACCCTTGACGAAGCAACTAACAATTTCTCTTTCGAAGAAGTCCCACAGGCCCCCTGCCTTGCCCAGCAG aTGCTCAACTCTGATCCTCCAGCCCTGTGCCACCTGTAACCCTCTTCTACTGCTGCC GCAGGCTCCCAAAGCTTGTGACCAGGCCTCGGTTTCTGCCTCCTTAGAGTGGCAGCGGAAGCTGGAAGCGGCTGAGGCTCTGCTGGCTCTGAGAGAATCTTGCCAGGCCCCTTCTAGCTCCATCTCCCTGCTCCAGCCTTGCACTGTGCCAG CTCCTGCCGGAGATAGAGGACTTCAGCCTCCTAGCCCCTCTCCCCAACCCAGGCCGGCCAGCGCTGTTTCTGTGCCTGTTGGACACCTGGGGTGCATCCCCCTCTCAAACTAG